The Pseudomonas parafulva genome window below encodes:
- a CDS encoding putative bifunctional diguanylate cyclase/phosphodiesterase: MEWLGLQLFAELPAHGQVVLDCHHNPFLVVLAYVVAGAACFATLDMADRQIHSEEPRARRQWKGLGACCLASGIWAMHFISLLAYQPPLEVHYDMTLTALSLFIALIAAWLAMNQLDRLHMQPRHYLQAALAIGLGIGVMHYVGMAALQSSARQYYQTPLVVASLGIAVVTSLVAVWVTRYLGSGSGTRHLAMKYGAALIMAAGIVFTHYTGMAALSLVIAEGAPAQLPSADNSLQLGLSIGFITLLISASSISAALADKKLQSKEHDLRRVNVLLSQLDQARVSLQQAAHYDALTNLVNRRGFNQVFAERLAEHAVTESLLAVMFLDIDHFKRINDSLGHAAGDELLKVIAAHIRAATRSQDLVARFGGDEFCIVTSLHNRDEARKLGQRIMQRMKEPIDLGGRRMVMTTSIGISIFPDDGRSAEELLKNADLALYQSKDGGRNNLNFFNSSLKTRATLELQLEEELRVALLEERGLCVYYQPIFDLHDARVAKLEALVRWHHPQQGLIGPDRFIAIAEANGLIAELDQWVLQRACQDLADLTRRGYGHLKVTVNCSAVTLGREELASDVEMALLQAGLAARQLELEVTENALMGDIHRTINLLKRIRGQGVGLSIDDFGTGYSSLAYLKRLPLDVLKIDRSFIQDVPGSQQDREIVQAILIMAHTLHLQVVTEGVETDEQLAFLATQGCDFAQGFLLSRPVALSELPAVLERLDRMDSTVIGECETARPGLQGRPADAPGRRAGASIARRGR, encoded by the coding sequence ATGGAGTGGCTGGGACTTCAATTATTCGCCGAGCTGCCGGCGCACGGACAGGTCGTCCTCGACTGTCACCACAACCCTTTCCTTGTAGTGCTCGCCTATGTGGTCGCCGGCGCAGCCTGTTTCGCCACCCTGGACATGGCTGATCGACAGATCCACAGCGAGGAGCCACGCGCGCGTCGCCAATGGAAAGGCCTGGGCGCCTGCTGTCTGGCCAGCGGCATATGGGCCATGCACTTCATCAGCCTGCTGGCCTACCAGCCACCGCTGGAAGTGCATTACGACATGACGTTGACAGCGCTTTCCTTGTTCATAGCCTTGATCGCCGCCTGGTTGGCAATGAACCAGCTGGATCGGTTGCACATGCAACCGCGCCATTACCTCCAGGCGGCACTGGCCATTGGTTTGGGTATCGGCGTCATGCATTACGTCGGCATGGCGGCCCTGCAGAGCAGCGCCCGACAGTACTATCAGACCCCGCTGGTGGTGGCCTCGCTGGGTATTGCCGTGGTCACCAGCCTGGTGGCGGTGTGGGTCACTCGCTACCTGGGCAGCGGCAGTGGTACGCGGCACCTGGCGATGAAGTATGGGGCAGCCCTGATCATGGCGGCAGGCATCGTCTTCACCCACTACACGGGAATGGCCGCACTGTCGCTGGTGATTGCCGAGGGCGCCCCTGCACAACTGCCCTCAGCCGACAACAGCTTGCAACTGGGCCTGAGCATCGGTTTCATCACCCTGCTGATCAGCGCCAGCAGCATCAGCGCAGCACTGGCCGACAAGAAGCTGCAGAGCAAGGAGCACGACCTGCGCAGGGTGAATGTGCTGCTCAGTCAACTCGACCAGGCCCGGGTTTCGCTGCAGCAGGCCGCTCACTACGACGCCTTGACCAATCTGGTCAATCGCAGGGGCTTCAACCAGGTCTTTGCCGAGCGCCTGGCCGAGCACGCGGTCACAGAAAGCCTGCTGGCAGTGATGTTTCTCGACATCGATCACTTCAAGCGCATCAACGACAGCCTCGGCCACGCCGCCGGCGACGAGTTGCTCAAGGTGATCGCCGCCCATATCCGGGCAGCGACCCGCAGTCAGGACTTGGTGGCGCGCTTTGGCGGCGACGAGTTCTGCATCGTCACCAGCCTGCACAACCGTGACGAGGCGCGCAAACTCGGCCAGCGGATCATGCAGCGCATGAAGGAGCCCATCGACCTGGGTGGGCGGCGCATGGTCATGACTACCAGCATCGGCATCAGCATTTTCCCGGATGATGGCCGCAGTGCTGAGGAACTGCTGAAAAATGCCGATCTGGCGCTTTATCAATCCAAGGATGGCGGGCGCAACAACCTGAACTTCTTCAACAGCAGCTTGAAGACCCGGGCCACCCTCGAACTGCAGTTGGAGGAAGAACTGCGCGTGGCATTGCTCGAGGAACGCGGGCTGTGCGTGTACTACCAGCCGATCTTCGATCTGCACGACGCTCGCGTGGCCAAGCTCGAAGCACTGGTGCGCTGGCACCATCCGCAACAGGGCCTGATCGGCCCTGACCGTTTCATCGCCATCGCCGAGGCCAACGGACTGATCGCCGAGCTCGACCAGTGGGTGCTGCAGCGCGCCTGCCAGGACCTGGCCGACCTCACCCGTCGTGGCTATGGACATCTGAAGGTCACGGTCAATTGCTCGGCAGTCACCCTTGGCCGCGAGGAACTGGCCAGCGATGTCGAGATGGCCTTGTTGCAGGCCGGACTGGCTGCCCGCCAATTGGAACTGGAGGTCACGGAAAATGCGCTGATGGGCGACATTCACCGTACCATCAATCTGCTCAAGCGCATCCGTGGCCAGGGCGTGGGACTGTCGATCGACGATTTCGGCACCGGCTATTCGTCGCTCGCCTACCTCAAGCGCCTACCGCTGGATGTGTTGAAGATCGATCGTTCGTTCATCCAGGACGTACCGGGTAGCCAGCAGGACCGCGAGATCGTCCAGGCGATTCTGATCATGGCGCACACCCTGCACTTGCAGGTGGTGACCGAGGGCGTGGAGACCGATGAGCAACTGGCCTTCCTGGCGACCCAGGGCTGCGACTTCGCTCAGGGCTTCCTGCTCAGTCGCCCCGTGGCACTGAGCGAGTTACCGGCCGTGCTGGAGCGGCTAGATCGCATGGACAGCACGGTCATAGGCGAGTGCGAAACAGCTCGACCAGGGTTGCAGGGTCGTCCTGCAGATGCCCCTGGCCGCCGTGCAGGCGCATCAATTGCGCGGCGAGGCCGGTGA
- a CDS encoding high-affinity branched-chain amino acid ABC transporter permease LivM: protein MNKNLKQALFSALLVWAVAFPVLGLKLSIDGINLVVHSQGEFTLAVIAACSLLMFLRVLFDRQWSAVMGSRTERKLIPPSVSNFLTLPKTQRWVILGLIAVALVWPFFGSRGAVDIATLILIYVLLGLGLNIVVGLAGLLDLGYVGFYAVGAYSYAMLSHYLGWSFWVCLPIAGLMAATFGFLLGFPVLRLRGDYLAIVTLGFGEIIRLFLRNLTDWTGGPNGISGIEKPTFFGLTFERRAAEGMQTFHEFFGLEYNSINKVIFLYLVALVLALLALFVINRLLRMPIGRAWEALREDEIACRALGLNPTIIKLSAFTLGASFAGFAGSFFAARQGLVTPESFTFIESAIILAIVVLGGMGSQLGVILAAIVMILLPELMREFSEYRMLMFGALMVLMMIWRPQGLLPMQRPHMELRR from the coding sequence ATGAACAAAAATCTCAAACAGGCGCTGTTCAGCGCCTTGCTGGTCTGGGCCGTGGCCTTCCCGGTGCTGGGTCTGAAGCTGAGCATCGACGGCATCAACCTGGTCGTGCACAGCCAGGGCGAATTCACCCTCGCCGTGATCGCCGCGTGCTCGCTGCTGATGTTCCTGCGCGTGCTGTTCGACCGGCAGTGGAGCGCGGTCATGGGTAGCCGCACCGAACGCAAACTGATTCCGCCTTCGGTGAGCAACTTCCTGACCCTGCCCAAGACCCAGCGCTGGGTCATCCTCGGCCTGATCGCAGTTGCACTGGTATGGCCGTTCTTCGGCTCACGCGGGGCGGTCGATATCGCCACGTTGATCCTCATCTACGTTCTGCTGGGCTTAGGGCTGAACATCGTGGTGGGCCTGGCCGGTCTGCTCGACCTGGGTTACGTCGGTTTCTATGCCGTCGGCGCCTATAGCTACGCCATGCTCTCGCATTACTTGGGCTGGAGCTTCTGGGTGTGCCTGCCGATCGCCGGCCTGATGGCCGCGACCTTTGGCTTCCTGCTCGGTTTCCCGGTACTGCGCCTGCGCGGCGACTACCTGGCGATCGTCACGCTGGGCTTCGGCGAGATCATTCGCCTGTTCCTGCGCAACCTCACCGACTGGACCGGCGGGCCCAACGGCATCAGCGGCATCGAGAAGCCGACCTTCTTCGGCCTGACCTTCGAGCGCCGCGCCGCCGAGGGGATGCAGACCTTCCACGAGTTCTTCGGTCTGGAATACAACTCGATCAACAAGGTCATCTTCCTCTACCTGGTAGCGCTGGTATTGGCATTGCTCGCATTGTTCGTGATCAACCGCCTGCTGCGCATGCCCATCGGACGAGCATGGGAAGCGCTGCGCGAAGACGAGATCGCCTGCCGTGCGCTGGGCCTGAACCCGACCATCATCAAGCTCTCCGCCTTCACTCTCGGCGCGAGCTTCGCCGGCTTCGCCGGCAGTTTCTTCGCCGCGCGCCAGGGACTGGTGACACCGGAGTCATTCACCTTCATCGAGTCAGCGATCATCCTCGCCATCGTCGTGCTCGGCGGCATGGGTTCTCAGTTGGGCGTAATTCTCGCGGCCATCGTGATGATCCTGTTGCCTGAGTTGATGCGCGAGTTCAGCGAGTATCGGATGCTGATGTTCGGTGCGCTGATGGTGTTGATGATGATCTGGCGTCCGCAGGGCCTGCTGCCCATGCAACGTCCTCATATGGAGCTGCGTCGATGA
- a CDS encoding branched-chain amino acid ABC transporter substrate-binding protein gives MIKISKLFAAMVLAGVASHSMAADTIKIGIAGPKTGAVTQYGDMQFIGANQAIKDINAKGGVDGKMLEAKEYDDACDPKQAVAVANKVVNDGVKFVIGHLCSSSTQPASDIYEDEGVIMITPAATSPEITARGYKLIFRTIGLDSAQGPAAGNYIADHVKPKVVAVLHDKQQYGEGIATAVKQTLEKKGVKVAVFEGLNAGDKDFSSIIQKLKQNNVDFVYYGGYHPELGLILRQAQEKGLKAKFMGPEGVGNDSISQIAQGAAEGLLVTLPKSFDADPENKAIVDAIKADGKDPSGPFVFPAYSAVELIAEGIKAAKSEDTTKVADALHAGSFKTPTGTLSFDAKGDLKDFKFVVYEWHFGKPKTEVSPQ, from the coding sequence ATGATCAAGATTTCCAAGCTGTTCGCCGCAATGGTTCTGGCCGGGGTAGCCAGCCATTCGATGGCCGCCGACACCATCAAGATCGGTATCGCCGGTCCCAAGACGGGCGCTGTGACCCAGTACGGCGACATGCAGTTCATCGGCGCCAACCAGGCTATCAAGGACATCAACGCCAAGGGTGGCGTCGATGGCAAGATGCTCGAGGCCAAGGAATACGACGACGCGTGCGACCCTAAACAGGCCGTGGCCGTCGCCAACAAAGTGGTCAACGACGGCGTCAAGTTCGTCATCGGCCACCTGTGCTCCAGCTCCACTCAGCCCGCGTCGGACATCTACGAAGACGAAGGCGTGATCATGATCACCCCTGCTGCCACGTCTCCGGAGATCACCGCCCGCGGTTACAAGCTGATCTTCCGTACCATCGGTCTGGACAGCGCCCAGGGTCCAGCGGCCGGCAACTACATCGCCGATCACGTCAAGCCCAAGGTCGTTGCAGTGCTGCACGACAAGCAACAGTACGGTGAGGGCATCGCCACCGCGGTCAAACAGACCCTCGAGAAGAAAGGCGTCAAGGTCGCCGTCTTCGAAGGCCTCAACGCGGGCGACAAAGACTTCTCCTCGATCATTCAGAAGCTCAAGCAGAACAACGTCGACTTCGTCTACTACGGTGGCTACCACCCAGAACTGGGTCTGATCCTGCGCCAAGCTCAGGAAAAAGGCCTGAAAGCCAAGTTCATGGGTCCGGAAGGCGTCGGCAACGACTCCATCTCGCAGATCGCCCAAGGCGCTGCCGAAGGCCTGCTGGTGACCCTGCCGAAGTCGTTCGACGCCGATCCAGAGAACAAGGCCATCGTCGACGCCATCAAGGCCGACGGCAAGGACCCGAGCGGTCCGTTCGTGTTCCCGGCCTACTCGGCCGTCGAGCTGATCGCCGAAGGCATCAAGGCTGCCAAGTCCGAAGACACCACCAAGGTGGCTGATGCGCTCCACGCTGGCTCCTTCAAGACCCCAACCGGCACCCTGTCCTTCGATGCCAAGGGCGACCTGAAAGACTTCAAGTTCGTGGTCTACGAATGGCACTTCGGCAAGCCGAAGACCGAAGTCTCCCCTCAGTAA
- a CDS encoding NAD(P)-dependent oxidoreductase has product MSTAMPTLGFAGIGLMGLPMCHRLLAAGYSLTVWNRSAHKCAELVAAGARLAESPAALCRDSDVVMLCLADTAVVREVVFAEQGVACGAKPGQLLVDLSSLEPGATREMAAALAARCGMAWLDAPVSGGTAGAQAGTLAIMVGGEAADLARVRAVLLTLGQRVTHMGGVGAGQVTKACNQMIVACNALVIAEAVALAERSGVDASLIAQALAGGFADSRPLQILAPQMAQSQYSPVKWHVRTLLKDLDTAVKLSREQGSATPITGLAAQLMRLHGGQGHLQDDPATLVELFRTRL; this is encoded by the coding sequence ATGAGCACAGCCATGCCAACCCTCGGATTTGCCGGAATCGGCTTGATGGGACTGCCGATGTGCCACCGGCTACTCGCCGCAGGCTATTCGCTGACGGTATGGAATCGCAGCGCGCACAAGTGCGCGGAGTTGGTCGCTGCAGGAGCACGACTGGCCGAAAGTCCGGCAGCGCTGTGCCGCGACAGCGATGTGGTGATGCTGTGCCTGGCCGACACGGCGGTTGTGCGCGAAGTGGTGTTCGCAGAGCAGGGGGTGGCCTGCGGTGCAAAGCCAGGTCAGTTGCTGGTCGATTTGTCCAGCCTGGAGCCCGGCGCCACCCGTGAAATGGCCGCCGCACTGGCGGCGCGTTGTGGCATGGCCTGGCTTGACGCTCCAGTGTCCGGCGGCACTGCGGGTGCACAAGCCGGAACCTTGGCGATCATGGTCGGTGGCGAGGCGGCCGACTTGGCGCGCGTGCGCGCAGTGCTGCTCACCCTCGGGCAACGCGTCACGCACATGGGCGGCGTGGGGGCCGGCCAGGTGACCAAGGCCTGTAATCAGATGATCGTCGCCTGCAATGCCCTGGTGATCGCCGAGGCGGTGGCGCTGGCTGAACGCTCCGGGGTCGATGCCAGCCTCATCGCCCAAGCCTTGGCCGGCGGTTTTGCCGATTCGCGACCCTTGCAGATACTCGCGCCACAAATGGCGCAGAGCCAGTATTCGCCGGTCAAATGGCATGTACGCACCTTGCTCAAGGATCTCGATACGGCAGTGAAGCTGTCCCGCGAACAAGGCTCGGCGACACCGATCACCGGCCTCGCCGCGCAATTGATGCGCCTGCACGGCGGCCAGGGGCATCTGCAGGACGACCCTGCAACCCTGGTCGAGCTGTTTCGCACTCGCCTATGA
- a CDS encoding NAD(P)/FAD-dependent oxidoreductase has protein sequence MLRITELKLPLDHPDEALREAIVQRLGIRDDQLLSFNLFKRSYDARKKNSELLFIYTIDLETSNEDEVLRRFVDDRNVGVAPDVTYKFVGHAPAELAERPLVVGFGPCGIFAGLLLAQMGFRPIVLERGKEVRQRTKDTWGLWRKSVLNPESNVQFGEGGAGTFSDGKLYSQIKDPQHHGRKVLDEFVKAGAPEEILYINKPHIGTFRLTSMVEKMREEIIALGGEIRFQEKVTDLLTEGEQLTGVVLESGEQLHSRHVVLALGHSARDTFRMLHARGVFMEAKPFSVGFRIEHPQSLIDKARLGKYAGHPKLGAADYKLVYHASNGRSVYSFCMCPGGTVVAATSEPGRVVTNGMSQYSRNERNANSGIVVGIDPERDYPGGPLAGIELQERLEAHAYVLGGSNYQAPAQLVGDFVAGRASTALGSVEPSYKPGVSLGDLAPSLPAFAIEAIREALPAFDRQIKGYNLHDAVLTGIETRTSSPLRITRGQDYQSLNLKGLFPAGEGAGYAGGILSAGVDGIRIAEAVARSMLGIDA, from the coding sequence ATGCTACGAATCACCGAACTGAAGCTGCCCTTGGACCATCCCGACGAGGCCCTGCGCGAGGCCATCGTCCAGCGCCTGGGCATCCGTGACGATCAACTGCTGAGCTTCAACCTGTTCAAGCGCAGCTACGATGCGCGCAAGAAGAACAGCGAGCTGCTGTTCATCTATACCATCGACCTGGAAACCAGCAACGAAGACGAAGTGCTGCGCCGCTTCGTCGACGATCGCAATGTCGGTGTGGCGCCGGATGTCACGTACAAATTCGTCGGCCATGCGCCTGCCGAACTGGCCGAGCGTCCGCTGGTAGTCGGCTTCGGCCCCTGCGGTATCTTCGCCGGCCTGCTGCTGGCGCAGATGGGCTTCAGGCCGATCGTGCTGGAGCGCGGCAAGGAAGTGCGCCAACGCACCAAGGACACCTGGGGCCTGTGGCGCAAAAGCGTGCTCAACCCCGAGTCCAACGTGCAGTTCGGCGAAGGCGGCGCCGGTACGTTCTCCGATGGCAAGCTGTACAGCCAGATCAAGGATCCCCAGCATCACGGCCGCAAGGTGCTCGACGAGTTCGTCAAGGCCGGCGCGCCGGAGGAAATCCTCTACATCAACAAGCCGCACATCGGTACGTTCCGTCTGACCAGCATGGTCGAAAAGATGCGAGAGGAAATCATTGCCCTGGGCGGTGAGATCCGTTTCCAGGAAAAAGTCACTGACCTGCTGACCGAGGGCGAGCAACTCACGGGGGTCGTGCTGGAAAGCGGCGAGCAACTGCACTCGCGACATGTGGTGCTGGCGTTGGGGCATAGCGCCCGCGACACCTTCCGCATGCTGCACGCCAGGGGCGTGTTCATGGAAGCCAAGCCGTTCTCGGTGGGCTTTCGCATCGAGCATCCGCAATCGCTGATCGACAAAGCGCGCCTGGGCAAGTATGCCGGACACCCGAAACTGGGCGCGGCGGACTACAAACTGGTCTACCACGCCAGCAACGGCCGGTCGGTGTACAGCTTCTGCATGTGCCCGGGAGGCACGGTAGTGGCCGCCACCAGCGAGCCAGGCCGGGTGGTCACCAATGGCATGAGCCAGTATTCGCGCAACGAGCGTAATGCCAACTCGGGCATCGTCGTGGGTATTGATCCGGAGCGGGACTACCCAGGGGGTCCACTGGCCGGTATCGAGTTGCAGGAGCGTCTGGAGGCACACGCGTACGTGCTGGGCGGCAGCAACTACCAGGCGCCTGCGCAGCTGGTGGGCGACTTCGTCGCCGGGCGTGCGTCCACCGCCTTGGGTAGCGTGGAGCCTTCCTATAAGCCGGGCGTCAGCCTCGGCGACCTGGCGCCCAGCCTACCTGCGTTCGCCATCGAAGCGATCCGCGAGGCACTGCCAGCGTTCGACCGGCAGATCAAAGGCTACAACCTGCACGACGCGGTACTCACGGGCATCGAAACGCGCACATCCTCGCCACTGCGCATTACCCGCGGGCAGGACTACCAGAGCCTGAACCTCAAAGGGCTGTTCCCTGCCGGTGAGGGCGCAGGCTATGCCGGCGGTATTCTTTCGGCCGGTGTGGACGGCATTCGCATTGCCGAAGCGGTGGCCAGAAGCATGCTGGGTATCGACGCCTGA
- a CDS encoding DUF2288 domain-containing protein, whose amino-acid sequence MTDHTSTLYAKLLGETAIIEWSALERFWAKGDLIWVDPTLDLIAVAQAMAENRSDLVAAWREQGAVAAVDAEQALDMQTRNPQIWAVVVSPFILIQVKSAKND is encoded by the coding sequence ATGACTGATCACACAAGCACCCTCTATGCCAAATTGCTCGGCGAGACGGCGATTATCGAATGGAGCGCCTTGGAGCGTTTTTGGGCCAAGGGTGACCTGATTTGGGTCGACCCCACCTTGGACTTGATCGCCGTGGCCCAAGCCATGGCAGAAAACCGCAGTGATCTCGTTGCTGCGTGGCGTGAGCAGGGCGCTGTCGCGGCGGTCGATGCAGAGCAGGCGCTAGACATGCAGACGCGTAATCCGCAGATCTGGGCCGTGGTGGTCTCACCGTTCATCCTCATCCAAGTGAAGTCAGCGAAAAACGACTGA
- a CDS encoding ABC transporter ATP-binding protein: protein MLKFENVSTFYGKIQALHSVNVEINQGEIVTLIGANGAGKSTLLMTLCGSPQAHSGSIRYLGEELVGQPSSHIMRKSIAVVPEGRRVFARLTVEENLAMGGFFTDKGDYQAQMDKVLALFPRLKERFNQRGGTMSGGEQQMLAIGRALMSKPKLLLLDEPSLGLAPIIIQQIFDIIEQLRRDGVTVFLVEQNANQALKIADRAYVLENGKVVMQGTGEALLTDPKVRDAYLGG, encoded by the coding sequence ATGCTGAAGTTCGAGAACGTTTCCACCTTCTACGGCAAGATCCAGGCGCTGCACAGCGTCAATGTGGAGATCAATCAGGGTGAGATCGTCACCCTGATCGGTGCCAACGGCGCGGGCAAGTCGACGTTGCTGATGACCCTGTGCGGCTCGCCGCAGGCGCATAGCGGCAGTATCCGCTACCTGGGCGAAGAACTGGTGGGCCAGCCCTCCTCGCACATCATGCGCAAGAGCATCGCGGTCGTACCCGAGGGCCGCCGCGTGTTCGCCCGTCTGACGGTCGAGGAAAACCTGGCCATGGGCGGTTTCTTCACCGACAAGGGCGACTATCAAGCCCAGATGGACAAGGTCCTGGCCCTGTTCCCGCGCCTGAAGGAGCGCTTCAACCAGCGTGGTGGCACCATGTCCGGCGGCGAGCAGCAGATGCTCGCCATCGGTCGGGCATTGATGAGCAAGCCCAAGCTGCTGCTGCTCGATGAGCCGTCGCTGGGCCTGGCGCCGATCATCATTCAGCAGATCTTCGACATCATCGAGCAACTGCGCCGCGATGGCGTAACGGTGTTCCTGGTGGAGCAGAATGCCAATCAGGCCCTGAAGATCGCCGACCGCGCCTATGTGCTGGAAAACGGCAAGGTCGTGATGCAAGGCACAGGCGAAGCCTTGTTGACCGATCCGAAAGTGCGCGACGCCTACCTCGGCGGCTGA
- a CDS encoding COG3650 family protein, which translates to MRFTSPLLLAAMLPLFAGCQMFAEQPSDPNVGSTRLQGELSAADGQLLFKPCSEARHFVVKDAAGTGILQEAANLAGGPKATLFADVRGRLAGSRAANSDGQLEVTRLYRVEASANACEDPNFKQLTLRAGGHEPDWDIKASGKGMVINRAGKDPLPLPFLEEQMPGGGLSLSSEADGQRVELWVAPQRCVERGTGAMRHLRAELRIDGQTLQGCAYYGGARDK; encoded by the coding sequence ATGCGCTTCACCTCCCCTCTTCTGCTCGCTGCCATGCTGCCGCTGTTCGCCGGCTGCCAGATGTTCGCCGAGCAACCGAGCGATCCCAACGTCGGCAGCACACGCTTGCAGGGCGAATTGAGCGCGGCCGACGGTCAACTGCTGTTCAAACCCTGCAGCGAAGCGCGCCACTTCGTGGTCAAGGACGCGGCCGGCACCGGCATTCTTCAGGAGGCGGCCAACCTGGCCGGCGGGCCAAAAGCCACATTGTTCGCCGATGTTCGCGGGCGTCTGGCCGGCAGTCGCGCTGCCAACAGCGATGGGCAGTTGGAGGTGACTCGGCTGTACCGCGTAGAAGCGTCGGCCAACGCCTGCGAAGACCCGAACTTCAAGCAATTGACGCTACGCGCCGGCGGGCATGAGCCCGACTGGGACATCAAGGCCAGCGGCAAGGGTATGGTGATCAACCGTGCAGGCAAGGATCCGCTACCATTGCCGTTCCTCGAAGAGCAGATGCCCGGTGGTGGCTTGAGTCTGTCCAGCGAAGCCGACGGTCAGCGTGTCGAACTGTGGGTGGCGCCGCAACGCTGCGTCGAGCGGGGTACGGGCGCCATGCGTCACCTGCGCGCCGAACTGCGCATCGACGGCCAGACCCTGCAAGGCTGCGCCTACTACGGTGGTGCGCGGGACAAGTGA
- the livH gene encoding high-affinity branched-chain amino acid ABC transporter permease LivH, producing the protein MPEIYHFFQQLVNGLTIGSTYALIAIGYTMVYGIIGMINFAHGEVYMIGSYVAFIALAGLAMMGIHSLPILMTVAFVATICVTSAYGYSIERVAYRPLRNSNRLIPLISAIGMSIFLQNTVLLSQDSKDKSIPNLIPGAFSFGPGGAEEVLVSYMQILVFVVTLVAMTCLTLFISRSRLGRACRACAEDIKMANLLGINTNNIIALTFVIGAALAAVAAVLLSMQYGVINPNAGFLVGLKAFTAAVLGGIGSIPGAMLGGLVLGVAEAFGADIFGDQYKDVVAFGLLVLVLLFRPTGILGRPEVEKV; encoded by the coding sequence ATGCCTGAGATCTACCATTTCTTCCAACAACTGGTTAATGGATTGACCATCGGCAGCACCTATGCCTTGATCGCCATCGGTTACACGATGGTGTACGGCATCATCGGGATGATCAACTTCGCCCACGGCGAGGTGTACATGATCGGATCCTACGTGGCCTTCATCGCCCTTGCCGGGCTAGCCATGATGGGCATTCACTCGCTGCCGATCCTGATGACCGTGGCCTTCGTCGCCACCATCTGCGTCACCAGCGCCTATGGCTACAGCATCGAGCGGGTGGCGTACCGTCCGCTGCGCAACAGCAATCGCCTGATCCCGCTGATTTCCGCGATCGGCATGTCGATTTTCCTGCAGAACACCGTGCTCCTGTCGCAGGACTCCAAGGACAAATCCATCCCCAACCTGATTCCGGGAGCCTTCTCCTTCGGTCCGGGCGGCGCGGAAGAAGTGCTGGTGTCCTACATGCAGATCCTGGTGTTCGTGGTCACCTTGGTGGCGATGACCTGCCTGACGCTGTTCATCTCCCGCTCCCGCCTGGGCCGCGCCTGTCGCGCCTGTGCCGAGGACATCAAGATGGCCAACCTGCTGGGCATCAACACCAACAACATCATCGCCCTGACCTTCGTCATCGGCGCCGCACTGGCGGCTGTCGCAGCCGTGCTGCTGAGCATGCAGTACGGGGTGATCAACCCCAACGCCGGCTTCCTCGTGGGGCTGAAGGCATTCACCGCAGCAGTACTGGGCGGCATCGGCAGCATCCCGGGGGCCATGCTCGGCGGGCTGGTGCTGGGTGTGGCCGAAGCGTTCGGCGCAGACATCTTCGGCGACCAATACAAGGACGTCGTGGCGTTCGGCTTGTTGGTTCTTGTCCTGTTGTTCCGGCCGACCGGCATCCTGGGCCGTCCGGAGGTTGAAAAAGTATGA
- the livG gene encoding high-affinity branched-chain amino acid ABC transporter ATP-binding protein LivG, which translates to MSREILQVSGLSMRFGGLLAVNGVGLTVKEKQVVALIGPNGAGKTTVFNCLTGFYKPSGGTILLDGQPIQGLAGHQIARKGVVRTFQNVRLFKEMTALENLLIAQHRHLNTNFFAGLFKTPGFRRSEKEAMERAQYWLDKVNLTEFANRTAGTLAYGQQRRLEIARCMMTRPRIIMLDEPAAGLNPKETEDLKALIGYLRESHDVTVLLIEHDMKLVMSISDHIVVINQGTPLADGTPEQIRANPDVIKAYLGEA; encoded by the coding sequence ATGAGCCGCGAAATTCTGCAAGTCAGCGGCCTGAGCATGCGCTTCGGCGGCTTATTGGCGGTCAATGGCGTGGGCCTGACCGTCAAGGAAAAACAGGTGGTGGCCTTGATCGGTCCGAATGGTGCCGGCAAGACCACCGTGTTCAACTGCCTGACCGGCTTCTACAAGCCCAGCGGCGGCACTATCCTGCTCGATGGCCAGCCCATTCAGGGCTTGGCCGGACATCAGATTGCCCGCAAAGGCGTGGTGCGCACTTTCCAGAACGTTCGCCTGTTCAAGGAAATGACCGCGCTGGAAAACCTGCTGATCGCCCAGCACCGCCACCTGAATACCAACTTCTTCGCCGGGCTGTTCAAGACGCCAGGTTTCCGCCGCAGCGAGAAGGAAGCCATGGAGCGCGCCCAGTACTGGCTGGACAAGGTCAACCTGACCGAGTTCGCCAACCGCACCGCTGGCACGCTGGCCTATGGTCAGCAACGCCGCCTGGAAATCGCCCGCTGCATGATGACCCGGCCGCGCATCATCATGCTCGATGAGCCGGCCGCTGGCCTGAACCCCAAGGAAACCGAAGACCTCAAGGCCTTGATCGGGTATCTGCGCGAGTCCCATGACGTGACCGTACTGCTGATCGAGCACGACATGAAACTGGTGATGAGCATTTCCGACCATATCGTGGTGATCAACCAGGGTACTCCCTTGGCCGATGGCACACCGGAGCAGATCCGGGCCAACCCTGATGTGATCAAGGCCTACCTGGGGGAAGCGTAA